One Pectinophora gossypiella chromosome 10, ilPecGoss1.1, whole genome shotgun sequence genomic window, gttgatatcaagtggaatttcgtgtcaaaaaattcatgaaaatttttcttttctttttaattattttccaatccatacttttgcgacggaaatttctacttgatatcaattcagaatcatggcctgaaccacccctcaaagttttcgttacgatgtcactaacaccctgtatgtattgtCCCCcgatagcacaccccggacacttcatacaaaacacctcgttttacacagatactacacgtggacgttatcgtacacgcgcatctgtgtgtgtgacgtcagacgcgatacgattaaagactaaagtaagaccgaggagaGTGAGATAAACCTggttcagacgctggtggggagcggaaagtttaagccgcggttcgcgcccaactgggcaccctcaggcctgttgtcttaaacgttgtaccgggtgagagccaaacatgaattcaaacttattaAGTCGAATTCGAGGAGCTcgcggtggcgcagcggtaaacgcgctcggtctgcgattgttgaagttaagcaactttcgcaaaggccggtcataggatgggtgaccacaaaaaaaaacatctccagctcctccgtgcttcggaaggcacgttaagccgttggtcccggctgcattagcagtcgttaataaccattaatccgcactgggcccgcgtgatggtttaaggcccgatctccctatccatccatagggaaggcccgtgccccagcagtggggacgttaatgggctgatgatgatgaagtcgaATTCAAACTTCTCGAGACGGGATTGGAACCCACGACAGTAGGAGTCAATTCACGTGTTCTCTGATCAGTTATTGTAAACAAATCGTAATTAATGCTTTACAAATCGCAGTAATCTTGTTATTAAAcgataatatttaaaagaaatgaGTGAtgtaaattgtaatttatttataaacgtaTTGAGATAAGATTCTATAATTAGAGTTTACCTTAAGTGCTTTATCTGCCGAATGTGTTGGTTTCGTTAGATGGGTGCCGGATTGGACTGATTAACAATACTGGTTCGAATCGGTTCTGATACACGGATTGTAAAGGTGGGTTGCTACTAAGGAAtgacggcctctgtgatccagtggttgattgtgctcacgatccaggagtcccggggtcgattcccgatcgttacaaatcacaaaaatcactttgtgatccctagttcggttagaatattacaggacatcacctgattgtccaaaaagtaagatgatccgtgcttcggaaggcacgttaagccgttggtcccggttactacttacttaccgatgtaagtcaggttacatgagtcatgtcaggggcctatagcggctctataataaccctgactccaggattgatggggttgataatccatctcacaacccacacgatagaagaagactaaggaATGTAATCCCGTCTCGAGatccgcgggattggaaatatgaagcatatatataaaaaaaaaattgttccttgatatttggatcacattatgtatagaattatgttgctacctacatcgcttctctttattttaattagaataacaataggtcaaagatgtaattgtgcctaggtgtaataaaaagggtcatcattcatacccaaaaacgaagataaaagatgcatagtctgttatccttgaaattagaaggttaaacgaagaaaaactgAAAAGcgacatctatattgtttttgaggaacgtagcctggaaagcctCTCATTGTATGTGAAGACAGTATTTCATGTTATATTGTAAATGATATTCTAAAGCATAATATTACGGTGAGAAATTGAACATGTCAAACTCCTGTGTTTTAAAAAGAGCAACATTGCGTTTGCAAGGGATTGCTATAAAAATTCAGTAGGCGCAAATACAGTAGTtcggaataaaataatacaaattaatttTCTTAGGACTTCAGTACGGTGGTGTGTGTAGGGAGCAtatgacgtaacctgtattgagcttatttcccttcgcgggttagaaggtcagacaggcagtcgcttctgtaaaaaaaccggacctgtcaaatcttcaggttaggttatcCAGACCCCGTGAGATGATCATGAGGACTTCCGTGACAAGTGTGGGTGGCAAGAAGTTGTCTTCCATTAACTTGAGGTTCTGCACACCCCGATAGGATTTATGAGTGTGAGTTTTGTTTGAtaaaaaaagtaactcattATAAAACAGCTGATTAGATTCATAAAATTAACAACGTTAACGTCCTCTTATCGTTATGCAAATAAACCGAAATATCATTGAAATAAAGTCCTTTATAAGACAGAGATATCATGAAaagtgttttataataaatatattcttcATGCCTTTACGGGTAGACAGAAGGAACGCGGCAGTTTCtaagtaagtaaaagtaaaatctttatttcctctacaaaaaacacatgaatacataaatacattatttgtagaggctggagcctaaacaaggataccctgtgttttaggactccaggtctccacctccagaaagtcatggtcaagagaaaataacaaaatatatataaaaaacaattaaattgaaaatagttaacttgaaataaacacagactaaatcataaaacatttcttaaaaagaaaatatcaaatctataaatgcttgtatgtgtgtgtgtgcgtgtgcgtgtgtgtgtgtgtctgtgcgtGCGTCTAAATAACAGTACCTAAGGCCCAGATGCATTTTAAAATCTTGTTTTTTTGACCTAACCTCTAGTCTAATAGTCGTAAGCTAAGGAGTAAGCGGGACAGCGCTCTGATTGTCCGTCCCTTTCGCACTTAGAGTACCTACCACAGTTGGCTGTACGTTGCTCCGACGACTTGTGGTGCATATGTAatattaagggtggtattaataaactaatctcagcttcgagactgccctcaaggtcatgtcaatgtgacagttctcatataaaaacagagacttgagcatgatcttgagggcagtttcaAGTGAGATTCGTTTAATAATACCACCCTAACACTACCtaatacggcctctgtggtccagtggttgagcgttggactcaaatccggaggccccgggttcgaatcccggtggggacatatatcacaaaattcactttgtgatccctagtttggttaggacattacaggctgatcacctgattgtccgaaagtaagatgatccgtgcttcggaaggcacgttaagccgttggtcccggttactacttactgatgtaagtaagtagtcgttacatgagccatgtcaggggcctttggcggctcagtagtaaccctgacaccagggttgatgaggctagtattccacctcacaacccacacgataagaagaagactacctAATCGTATTAGGTACGTTGACTTCATCATTCATCAACAAAAATAACAGCAGTAAGCATTAACAACCTCATTTAATTTGTCGAATAATCAGAATACTTATACAAGCCCTCAATGTTGGCTCTAATTGGTCCCCCCACCCGTTCGTCTCATTAATAGGCAGTGAGTTCACTAGTGAGTTAACCGCTACGGTTTTTGGTAATGAAATCTTTCATTGCTTGAActgtcattaaaaaaatacttacttgacATCTAAATACATAACTACTTTAGCGTTATTACAATATAAAGTCTAAAGATAAACTAAATGAGGATAAACATGGAAGATCAAATATAGACGGCAGTACTCTTGAGTGtatatgttgtaaatgtatatgtgtgtcgtagattttacctaaataaactttattattattattattattattattgtatgtctttttcatatctcgggcctatggaggcccggacttttggaaggcgtgcgtggggccgaagccaacacgtagaggccccttaagacagtttaatctaaatgtggtgtaccaaccggcgattatccctgtatgcactatgggagtgcacccaaagacaatccccagttcgtgtaggactattgcaaattatgggaacaaagggaactgggctattgggttgggggttagtggaccgggatactggagctatggggaactatggcgcctgctcgaccaatgttggtaaacatggataaatgagcaggcggtgactcgccactcactggatgggccacctatctagccgacgcgactggacggcaaggcagcaacatggttgtgagcagctcagggtgtcgagaggtgtacaccgctttctgcgaggcggtttacccgcctcaccaactcgcgacttatgcatctttcacttccaccctgcgagcgtatagctctaacgccccactctggccggccattattattattattattattattagtgttCCCAACtttgtacaggggggttaaaatggccacatcgaagcaattcatcacagaaagcaatgttgcaatttgatatttgcgcatataaaagtaagtgcgcaatgcaagcaaatgtcaaatataaatattgctttcttagatgaattgcttcgatgtggccctttaaGTGCCCAGTTcttcatactgtccagctaaaattcgtgataaattgctatctCATCTGAAGAATGAGTCACGAAAAAGTCAAGCCATCAGTTGgtaaaaggcagttttgattgaaaataacttttatttttttctttccgatctttcGAGTGACTCTTTTCGAGCAAGAGTCcagtgaacatcttagaatacgagaATAAACCTCTAAGTAAACTGCATAATTATCTCATGGCTAAATCATTACCTAGCAAGATATatgtttcttcttctatcgtgtgggttgtgaggtaacttaccaacctcaaccctggtgtcaaggttattattgaaccgccaaaggcccctcacatgactacttacatacttcagcaagttgtaaccgggaccaacggcttaacgtgccttccgaagcacggatcatcttacgttttggataatcaggtgacgAAACTAGTGATTACAGAGTGATTTTTTGTGTGatgtatccccaccgggattcgaacccaggaccgtgagtccaacgctcgaccactggggCATGGAAGCCGTGTTTATTGTTACCGATTTGATATAAAATTGTAAACTGCTTTTAGccataaggccgcctttgcctaGTTTTAGTGTGTAGTTTTTAGCTGTGCATGTTCTGTAGGTGTTTGTGCGTGCAATAAACTGTTTATTCGAATTTGAATGTTCTATTTCTGTTTTGCAAATATTTGCCAAAATAAATATTCGAGTAGGCGTGTGTACTGTTAGCGTAAACCGCGTTCGTGAACACACACCCTTATCAGAACTCACAACTGAAACACAGTTCAATGCTCATACTGGCTCATACATATAATTCACCATGACAAACATGCCCGTAGACCTGTCTACAGTTTCTTGAGataattacaattaaataaattacatatctTCTTGTATGAATCAAACCAGTGTACATATTTCTCTTGAGACGAACCCACGTTTTATCTCGCGATGACTGTCATAGTTGAAGACAAAAATGGTACTTACTCTTACGATGAAGCTGTCGAACTTACTGGTGagataattacttttttttcacAATATTTCCCTTACCGAAAACCACATAAgcatcttattaaaaaaatacataatgacAGGATTTTCATCAACAACATATTTTATCTCTCTATCTAAATAAGCGATAATGCCATCTCTCTATTGCCTATTGTGctctttatttttgtacatatCTTTGGTTTCCTGTCTGTGCAATACAGTATTTTTGAattacattacattgtattgcataacattatattgcattgcattacattgcataacattacattgcattgtattgtattttgcaGGTCATGGGCGCTACAACTACCTGATGCTGCTAGCATGCAGTGTCTCCACCATTGGCGTCGCCATGGACATGTTCGGTTTCAGCGTGGTGGTGGCCGCCGCCAGCTGCGACCTCCAACTGACCTTGGCTATCTCCGGCCTGCTCAACTCCGTGCCGCTTGCTGGTTTGTATAGTCTTCTGTCTTCCATCGTTTGGGCTATGAGGTGAatgacctcaccaaccctggtgtcagagtgaTTTAGAGCAACCAAAGACCaaatgactcatgtgacgaattcatcggagggcacgtgaagcaGTCGATGGCGACCATTTACCTCAGTAAGCATGTAACATGTAACCAATGTCTCCTGAAATAACTCATGTGAATTCAGCGGAGTGCACGTGAAATTGTTGGTCGcagctatttacttaagtaagcatataattacgtgagccatgtcaggggcatagtATTCCTGATACCAGACTTGATGAGGTCTGTTATTGATgttacccacacgatagaagaagaaacgaTAAATGTATCTGCATTCCAGGTATAATATTCGCGTACCCTTGGGGCTACTATGCGGATACACGCGGGCGGCGGCGTGCGCTGCTGCTGTCTTCATCTGTAGGGTTCGTGTTAGCCGTGCTCACCAGCCTGGCGCCGTCCTGGCAGGCCATGCTGGTGTTGAAACTCATTGGCTGCATCTTGTGAGTCTACTGCATaatgtttcttatttatttcagtTGTCCTCCTCTGTCGGGTTCGTGCTGGCAGTGCCCATCAGCCTATCCGCAAATATCCTTTATCgacgaaattttttttttacttaatatgggtttgctcttgacttcgttcttccacgagaagAAGAGGTCGACTGTgaaacgagcttacccagaagatgcctattcacccgtgatttaaaggaccctaggttataagatacaggaacaccgacgccggcagcccattccatgaaagatgaagcgaagcgcttcgTGCGAAATGAATGAATTCCGCATTCACTTCACACATCCTTGGATCTTATTTACCTAGCTTATTCTAAACTGTCAGTAATTGGAAACTTTATctgtggtgtatgctccataccccttccggttgattgaggggaggcctgtgcccagcagtaggacgtgtaTTATAAGctgttgttttatgtttatgtaatatcatcatcatcagcccaataacgtccccactgctgggggcacgggccttccctatggatggatagggagatcgggccttaaaccatcacgcgggcccagtgcggattgatggttattaacgattgctaatgcagccgggaccaacggcttaacgtgccttccgaagcacggaggagctcgagatgaaaacttttttttgttggtcacccatcctatgaccggcctttgcgaaagttgcttaacttcaacaatcgcagaccgagcgcgtttaccgctgcgccaccgagctcctcaagtggGTTTATGTAATATACCCTATTGCcatgtaggtatgtacttagATCTCCTTTGTTAAATTCTTTCCCTTAAATTTTGGTGCAATAGAGTTTtttcctttgatgggtttgctcttggccccagacttgcctgaaggcattgacgaggcctaagatggagcgagctcgcccagaaggtgcctgttcactgtggccttgaaagcacctgggctataaaataataatacactttcttttacatacatacataaactcacgcctatttcccaccggggtaagcagagactatagaattccatttgcttcgatcctgacacacttctcttgcttcctccacatttatcaatcgcttcatacacgcacgccggttcagagtagatcgtattgaaccttttctaaggacatctccaatttggtcatcataagtccttctcggtcttcctctgccagccctaccatcaactttcgctttatataccgcttttgcaattctattatccttcatccgttcTACTTTCTTTTACCAGACAagaagtaattaaattataagctAATTCGATGCAGACACGATATGTAAATTAGGAGATTAGTTTATCGATGTAGACTTGTATGATAAGTGCATGTTAGGATATTTTAATTGGCATAAATGAACTATCAATCAACAGTAGAGGTGATTAACTGATTAAGTTGCAATAATTCATAATATGGCTTTAGACTTTGCATTGTCGTAACAATTGATGATTTACGATTATCATTATTTGATaagatattaataattatttctttttatcttcTGAAAGAGCCGGTTCATAACTTGCTCTGTCATATAGGATAAGAGTTTATCATTTGATGATTGACGTAAAAAATGCGTGTGTGAACATGTGACATAGAATAACACGGGCTTCCGCGGACCATGTCTTCTCTCGTGCGGGTTAagaggttaccaacctcatcaaccctggtgtcagggttactattctaccgccaaaggcccctcacatgactcatgtaacgactacttacttacatcagtatgatcagtaagtagtaaccggaaccaactgcttaacatgcttttccgaagcacggatcatcatacttttgggcaattaagtgatcagcctgtaatgtcctatccaagctagggatcacaaattaaattttgtgatatttcgccaccgggattcgaacccgggacctccggctcgtgggacgttcaaccactggaccacggaggcagttcgCGGACCATGTGAATAAGTTTCTCGCACGAGGTGATCCTTGATCCTCGATGGGATGGGTATCCAGACTCACGCAACAACAATAAGACACACGACAGAACGCACACAAGACAAGAGACAAGGTCCAAGAGAGGTTGGGTGGTGGCAAGAGATCAACCTATCACCCAATTGTCCATCATAgcattttgttttgacgtgacttattacagatttgccgcagatggcattaactacttggccggaccaatgaggagcgctgaaggctctcacccggtacaacgtttaagacaacaggcctgagggtgcccagttgggcgcgaccctcggggcgtcatctgagaggataaatatttgaaagaattaattatgTTGCAAAGGACACAAaagatgtataaaataaaacaacaaatggTTTATCAATGGTTGCAGCTCAACAGCAGCGTACACACTAACAATGACGTACCTGGGCGAGTGTACGGGCAGCGTGCGCAGGCGCCGGTACCTATTCGTCATGAACAGCTTCAACCTGCTGGCCGACTTCATCTTTTACTGTAAGTgttattttagatattttacaagacacgctcttgtcggtttagcattctccattcttgtctatcaaagaccaattccttcacttccttataagtcacgacgttcgccttctctttaatctgttccatttaAGCTGTTCTTCCTCTTCCCCTTCCTTCTTTTCCTTGAAGATTCtaatgtttttgataaattcgttGTGTCGTGTTAAGTATCCAATCATCTTGTCTGTTCTGTCCCCAATAACGTTCAATATATGCTCGtgattctctctctctttttttaaaagctgcgctcttgtcggtggagtaatcgccattcctctcttcttcctacCAAATCCTCctcctcctgatacgacaagacctgcaccttctcctttatttgtttcataaatgttctcctaggtctaccccttcctctcttctcttcaatttttccttctatgatgtttgttataaatgaatcgtgtcgtatcaggtggccaatcataaaATATGCTGGTGATTAGGTGAAAGCTTTTCCTTCTCTTTCAAATCACAAATCTAACTTCTTCCTCATCAGTTTTAGCGTACCTGATCCTGCCGCTGACCTTCTCCATCGCGATCCCCTGGCTGGGCATCTCGCTCCGACCTTGGAGGGTGTACTCTCTCATACTTGCGGCACCGCTGGGGCTCGGAGCTGTGATGCTGCTGATGCTACGGGAGAGCCCTAAACTGCTCGCCAGTAGGGGAAGGATGGAAGAAGCTTTGGATGTCTTGAGGAAGATGTATGAGTGGAACGGTGGCAATAAGGACGATTATCCTGTGAGTAATCTACACATAATATAAGTTCACGagtatatcctaattgggatagtcagggGTCGGAGGCtagccatcgcaagatgaacacaACACACACGCCATCACACTAAAAGCAGTGTGGAAGTATCCActcttcatcgagctttctattagaccaacgtgataggtggtgagccgtatcgtcgtctataatggtcgagccaactgtgttagtgaaaattgcatttacttaatataaataaataactcattagtgttattgcaattgggatatagttgtgagcttatgtaacaaataaatataactacttacataaaatacccTTCAGTATTTTGTCAtccggacagcattttcggtggcattcatcagctcctctcacatacaggtatcagggcacgcggggcaagatgtCAGGTGAGTCAtggtctgtggcgtaacaccacacacgcagctcaggtccgatccgttgagaaaaccccacctggaccgGTTATcttacttcggccaacctgtgttcggagtctatttaaagatttccaggtcggcctTGGCAGCTCATGACCGGGTGAAGGTTCAGCGAGACcctaataaatgaataataaattctATAGAGACGCTCAGATTCAAGTCTAAAATCATAAAATGCTTGttgtaaaaaatacattatc contains:
- the LOC126369972 gene encoding synaptic vesicle glycoprotein 2C-like isoform X1 — encoded protein: MTVIVEDKNGTYSYDEAVELTGHGRYNYLMLLACSVSTIGVAMDMFGFSVVVAAASCDLQLTLAISGLLNSVPLAGIIFAYPWGYYADTRGRRRALLLSSSVGFVLAVLTSLAPSWQAMLVLKLIGCIFSTAAYTLTMTYLGECTGSVRRRRYLFVMNSFNLLADFIFYFLAYLILPLTFSIAIPWLGISLRPWRVYSLILAAPLGLGAVMLLMLRESPKLLASRGRMEEALDVLRKMYEWNGGNKDDYPVKVLSMENVQQSSGENLWRSVVSQTVPLFKPPLLWRTMQLFYLFAICTSTNNVFLLWYPMIVNLFFNSHASGAAVEDQSFCQRVVANISTSIEDDNYVCDDTISLSTMYAGMLLGVVFALMNLAASAVAAYRKLVLMVIFLISTVCLALVELLREPVSNMVAFTMVQCTAVGVSSVASYFVDLYPTAYRGLGTSLGIMFGRLIALGGVNLVGAIIIDHCTATFYSWMVFVASGIVVALFLPKDSKQYK